One genomic region from Ptychodera flava strain L36383 chromosome 5, AS_Pfla_20210202, whole genome shotgun sequence encodes:
- the LOC139132534 gene encoding uncharacterized protein yields MELLSALCFIVVSCVSLTVSGQENIAVGKPASQSSLSGGSPPAGAQCAVDGNTNSNWSGNSCTHTLQEQNPWWKVDLQNIYKVDEVVITNRQDCCSTRLVGAVVRVGSSADFASNTQCGNTVTSNEISNSITITFNCSDGTNGRYVSVQLEGQNQFLTLCEVEVYGSLLSENLAVGKPASQSSLYGGSPPAGAQSAVDGNTDSNWSSDSCTHTLKQQNSWWKVDLQNTYKVDKVVITNRKDCCTGRLVGAVVRVGSSADIASNTQCGNTVTSNGVAKSITITFDCSDDTSGRYVSVQLEGKNEFLTLCEVEVYGSLLSENLAVGKPASQSSLYGGSPPAGAQSAVDGNTDSNWSSESCTHTVQQQNSWWKVDLQNIHSVDKVVITNRKDCCSERLVGAVVRVGSSSDIASNSQCGNTVTSDQITQSITIPFNCNVGTKGRYVSVQLEGKNEFLTLCEVEVYKTLSCKLPASLHNVAQGKPTVQSSDKKRKNSGSENAVDGDFNTNAKIGSCSWTEKEYQPWWKVDLGQTYNIYEVVITNREDCCPFRLKNAEIRIGNSENFENNPTCGEMIVRKMLKENPVHVRCGRETPMQGRYVSVQVIGKKQMLTMCEVEVMVA; encoded by the exons ATGGAACTCTTGTCGGCTCTTTGCTTTATCGTGGTATCCTGTGTTTCTTTAACGG TCTCAGGGCAGGAAAATATCGCCGTTGGAAAACCAGCTTCTCAAAGCAGCCTTTCCGGAGGTTCGCCACCAGCTGGAGCACAATGTGCTGTTGATGGAAACACAAACAGCAATTGGTCTGGCAACTCATGTACCCACACGCTACAGGAACAAAATCCATGGTGGAAGGTAGATCTTCAGAACATATACAAAGTTGATGAAGTGGTCATTACAAATCGCCAGGACTGCTGCT CGACTCGTTTGGTTGGAGCAGTCGTGCGTGTTGGTTCGAGCGCTGACTTCGCAAGTAACACCCAATGTGGAAACACGGTCACCAGTAACGAAATATCCAATTCGATCACAATTACATTCAATTGCAGCGATGGCACAAATGGGCGCTATGTAAGTGTTCAACTCGAAGGACAAAATCAGTTTCTTacactgtgcgaagttgaagtTTACGGATCCTTGT TATCAGAAAATCTCGCCGTTGGAAAACCAGCTTCTCAAAGCAGCCTTTACGGAGGTTCGCCACCAGCTGGCGCCCAAAGTGCTGTTGATGGAAACACAGACAGCAACTGGTCAAGCGATTCATGTACTCATACTCTAAAGCAGCAAAATTCATGGTGGAAGGTAGATCTTCAGAACACATACAAAGTTGATAAGGTGGTCATTACAAATCGCAAGGACTGCTGCA CGGGTCGTTTGGTTGGAGCAGTTGTGCGTGTTGGTTCGAGCGCTGACATCGCAAGTAACACTCAATGTGGAAACACGGTCACTAGCAATGGAGTAGCAAAGTCGATCACAATTACGTTCGATTGCAGCGATGACACAAGTGGGCGCTATGTAAGTGTTCAACTGGAAGGCAAAAATGAGTTCCTTacactgtgcgaagttgaagtTTACGGATCCTTGC TATCAGAAAATCTCGCCGTTGGAAAACCAGCTTCTCAAAGCAGCCTTTACGGAGGTTCGCCACCAGCTGGCGCCCAAAGTGCTGTTGATGGAAACACAGACAGCAACTGGTCAAGCGAATCATGTACTCATACCGTGCAGCAGCAAAATTCATGGTGGAAGGTTGATCTTCAGAACATACACAGCGTTGATAAGGTGGTCATTACAAATCGCAAGGACTGCTGCT CGGAGCGTTTGGTTGGAGCCGTTGTACGTGTTGGTTCAAGTAGTGACATAGCAAGCAACAGCCAATGTGGAAATACGGTCACAAGCGATCAGATAACCCAATCGATCACAATACCATTCAATTGCAATGTTGGTACAAAGGGACGATACGTCAGTGTTCAACTTGAAGGAAAAAATGAGTTCCTAacactgtgcgaagttgaagtTTATAAGACTTTGT CATGTAAGCTTCCTGCTAGTCTTCACAACGTCGCACAGGGCAAGCCAACTGTTCAAAGCTCAGACAAAAAACGGAAAAATTCTGGATCTGAGAACGCTGTGGATGGAGACTTTAATACCAATGCTAAGATAGGCTCGTGTTCGTGGACGGAGAAAGAATACCAACCTTGGTGGAAAGTTGATCTTGGACAAACTTACAACATTTATGAAGTTGTCATAACCAACAGAGAGGATTGTTGCC CTTTCCGACTGAAGAATGCCGAGATCCGTATTGGTAATAGTGAAAACTTCGAGAATAATCCAACTTGTGGAGAGATGATAGTTCGGAAAATGCTCAAGGAAAATCCAGTCCATGTCAGATGCGGCCGTGAGACTCCAATGCAAGGGCGATACGTCAGCGTACAGGTGATTGGTAAAAAACAGATGCTGACCATGTGTGAGGTTGAAGTAATGGTTGCCTAG